A genome region from Capsicum annuum cultivar UCD-10X-F1 unplaced genomic scaffold, UCD10Xv1.1 ctg81632, whole genome shotgun sequence includes the following:
- the LOC124895375 gene encoding NAC domain-containing protein 13-like: MEQRVVRSGFRFHPTDTEGLTFLQKFMAKQEINYSGFITINIDVYDSEEEPWKIYSRGVPRGAADDSLYRYFITKKSSNLGNWKLQDEGKPVHRDSSSSTVVIGYKKKMRYMVNNNEEHREDDGHYWLMKEYKLSNVMLHQFDDDYRDYVLYAIKKKFIETCSSEMDNVSEEFGAIQI, translated from the coding sequence ATGGAGCAGAGGGTTGTGCGTTCAGGTTTCCGTTTTCATCCTACTGATACGGAAGGACTTACATTTTTGCAAAAATTCATGGCaaaacaagaaataaattattCTGGATTCATAACCATAAACATAGATGTCTATGATTCAGAAGAAGAGCCGTGGAAGATTTATAGTCGTGGAGTACCTCGCGGTGCTGCTGATGACAGTCTGTATCGCTACTTCATCACAAAGAAAAGTAGCAACCTTGGCAATTGGAAACTACAAGATGAGGGAAAACCAGTTCACCGCGATTCATCATCGTCGACAGTTGTTATTGGATACAAGAAGAAGATGCGTTACATGGTTAATAATAACGAGGAGCATAGAGAAGACGATGGACACTACTGGCTGATGAAGGAGTACAAGCTCTCTAATGTGATGCTCCATCAGTTTGATGATGACTATAGAGACTATGTTTTGTATGCTATCAAGAAGAAGTTTATTGAGACTTGTTCTTCGGAGATGGATAATGTTTCTGAGGAATTTGGAGCAATCCAAATATGA
- the LOC124895374 gene encoding uncharacterized protein LOC124895374 — MVRLYNRKATTKSCLIKIDLRKAYDTVEWEFAKDMLYGLNFPVKLIKLLMECITSTKYTIALNGGVYGAIKGKRGLRQGDTISPLIFVLCMDWVADQEGFTFHTKCRSLRLSHLCFADDMLLFCKGEFESVVLMLCGLKTFSDASGLCTNAIKYLLGEYKYAGVPISAKKLTSMDCEVLLDKMTSRIKTWGTRNLSYAGRVQLVNSVLMHVHTYWSFIFLLPKKVLKGITAVCRNFIWGGAVHINKPPLVAWDVVCKAKKEGGLSIIDSIVWNEAAIAKYVWNVACNADNLWVKWVDHVYIKGLNWWQYQPPQDCCWYWRKYAQFKRDFEEDTYRIIG, encoded by the exons ATGGTAAGGCTGTATAACAGGAAAGCCACCACAAAAAGTTGCCTTATTAAAATTGATCTAAGAAAAGCATATGACACAGTCGAATGGGAGTTTGCAAAAGATATGTTGTATGGTTTGAACTTTCCAGTTAAGTTAATCAAACTCTTAATGGAGTGCATTACATCTACGAAGTACACCATTGCCCTAAATGGTGGAGTATATGGAGCGATAAAAGGGAAAAGAGGACTGAGACAAGGGGACACAATATCCCCTTTGATTTTTGTCCTCTGTATGGATTGGGTGGCTGATCAAGAGGGATTTACATTCCATACCAAGTGCAGAAGTCTGAGACTCAGCCATCTATGCTTTGCAGATGATATGCTTTTATTCTGCAAAGGAGAATTTGAATCAGTGGTGCTTATGCTTTGTGGATTGAAAACTTTCTCGGATGCATCTGGTTTGTGTACAAATGCTATCAAGTATTTACTCGGTGAATATAAATACGCAG GGGTCCCTATATCTGCAAAAAAGCTTACATCAATGGATTGTGAAGTCTTATTGGACAAGATGACCAGCCGAATCAAAACTTGGGGAACCAGGAACCTATCCTATGCTGGCAGGGTACAATTAGTCAATTCAGTACTAATGCACGTACATACATATTGGTCTTTTATCTTCTTATTACCAAAGAAGGTGTTAAAAGGTATTACAGCAGTTTGTAGGAATTTCATATGGGGTGGAGCAGTACACATAAATAAACCTCCTCTAGTAGCATGGGATGTGGTATGCAAAGCCAAAAAGGAGGGAGGACTGAGCATAATTGATAGTATTGTGTGGAATGAGGCTGCAATTGCAAAGTATGTCTGGAATGTGGCGTGCAATGCGGATAACCTATGGGTGAAATGGGTGGATCATGTATACATAAAGGGGCTAAATTGGTGGCAATATCAACCACCCCaagattgttgttggtattggagGAAATATGCTCAATTTAAGAGAGATTTCGAGGAGGATACGTACAGAATCATTGGATAA